CGTGTGCGGAATTTTCACCGGCAGGATCGGCTCGACGCTCTGTTCCGCAGCGGTCTTTTTCTGAGCGAGCGAAACACCCGCCCGCGATGGCCGTTTCATCCTCGACGTCCTTATGTCGTCTACTCGATCTTGATGTTCGATTCTTTGATCATCTCGCCGTATTCATCGAACCGACGACGGATGTAGCTTGCGAACTCGTCGCCGCACTGGCCGACCGGATAGAGCCCCTGCAACGCGAGCTTGGCCTTGACGTCGGGGTCCTTCAGCGCGGCCTGCAGCCAGCCGCTGATCTGCGCGATCGTTTCCTTCGGCGTATGCGCCGGCGCAACGATGCCGAACCAGTTGTCGACTTCGAGATTCTTGAAGCCCTGCTCGTCGAAGGTCGGCACATCCGGCAACGGCTCGATGCGTTTCGCGGTCGCGACGCCGAGCGCGCGCAGCTTGTCGGACTTCACGCTCTCCGAGACCACCGCCCAGCCCGAGAACGCCGAGGTCACGTGCTGGCCCATAACCGCAGTGATTGCCGGCGCACTGCCCTGATAAGGCACGTAGGTCATGGTCACGCCCGCGTGCTTGGTCATCTGCGTGAAGCCCATCTGGAACGTCGAGCCCGGACCGACAGCAGCCATCGACAGTTCGCCGGGCCGCTTCTTGGCGTCGTCGAGCAGGTCCTTCAGCGACTTGTAGGGCGACGCGCTGTTGACCACGAACACTGCAGGCGATTGCACCAGAAGGCAGATCGGTTCGAACGCCGTGACCGGATGGTAGTTCGCCTTCCGGGTCTGCGCGTCGATCAGATACGTGTTCGCGGTCATCAGCAGCGTCATGCCGTCGGGCGCCGCGCGCGACACCTGCTCGGTGCCGATCATGCCGCTCGCGCCGGGCCGGTTCTCGACCACGAGGGTGATGCCCTGGGCGCGGCCGATCTGCTCGGCCATCAGGCGCGCCACCGCGTCGGTCGAGGCGCCGGGCGGCACCGGGACCACGATCCGCACCGTCTTGCTCGATTGCGCCAACGCGCTGCCGATCGACAACGCAAGCGCCGCACAAGAAACCGCCAACCAAGACCCAACCCGAACCATCGTTTCGCCCTCAACCCTGCCCAGCGCGCTAACCTGCTCTATCGAAAGCGTCATCGCAAGAACATGAGCCGATGACGATGTCGCATGGAATTGCAGGGTTTTCGGGCAATTGCATCCCTGAGCGTTTCCGGGCATGAAACGGTTCGACATGCAGGAATAAGCAAGCGAAGCCGAACGATGGCGGAGCCAATCGATCTCATGTTCAATCTCTCGGGCAAGCGCGTCTGGGTGGCCGGCCATCGCGGCATG
The Rhodoplanes sp. Z2-YC6860 genome window above contains:
- a CDS encoding Bug family tripartite tricarboxylate transporter substrate binding protein; translated protein: MAVSCAALALSIGSALAQSSKTVRIVVPVPPGASTDAVARLMAEQIGRAQGITLVVENRPGASGMIGTEQVSRAAPDGMTLLMTANTYLIDAQTRKANYHPVTAFEPICLLVQSPAVFVVNSASPYKSLKDLLDDAKKRPGELSMAAVGPGSTFQMGFTQMTKHAGVTMTYVPYQGSAPAITAVMGQHVTSAFSGWAVVSESVKSDKLRALGVATAKRIEPLPDVPTFDEQGFKNLEVDNWFGIVAPAHTPKETIAQISGWLQAALKDPDVKAKLALQGLYPVGQCGDEFASYIRRRFDEYGEMIKESNIKIE